The Candidatus Margulisiibacteriota bacterium genome includes the window CTACGCGTTCGAATACACCAAGAAGCGGAACAAGCGGAAACAGTTGACCCTGGTCGGCAAGACCAACGTCCTGACTTATGCCTGGGACCTCTGGGAGCGGGCGTTCCACGAGATCGGCAAAAAAGATTTCGCCGATATCAAGCGGGAGTACTCGCATGTTGACGCCACCTGCATGTGGTTCGTCAAGAACCCGGAATGGTTCGACGTTATCGTGACCGACAACATGTTCGGCGACATCATCACCGACCTGGGTGCCATGATCCAGGGGGGGATGGGGATCGCGGCCGGCGGCAATATCAACCCGGCAGGCGTTTCCATGTTCGAGCCGATCGGCGGCTCGGCGCCCAAGTACACCGGCCAGAACGTCATCAACCCGCTGGCAGCAATCGGCGCCCTGCAGATGCTCCTCGAGAACGTCGGGGAAGATAAAGCGGCGGCGGATGTGGAAAAAGGGATCCGCTACGCCTGCACCCAGATGAAATCGATGTCGGCCGGCAAGATGGGGATGTCGACCACCGAGGTCGGCGACACTGTCGCGGCTCATATCTGATAATCCGCTGAAATAATTCGGCCTTTTGACCGATAAAAAGGCATGGAGACCGTCCAATTTTTCCGCCAGGTGGAACGGCGCGTTCTGCCGAAGTTATACGGCCGAATCGCTGAGAGCCGGATCGGCCACATCCGTTCCGTTAACCACGCTTTCCAAGCCATTATCGACCGGCGCTTTGCCGCGCTGCACGAAGCCTTGCCGGCCGATCTGCAAAAGGTCACCAACCCCGATGAATACGGCCGCCGGCTGGAATGGGTCAGGCGGCAGTACGCCGCGCTGCCGGAAAAAGAGCAGCGGAACCTGGCGGCCGCGGTCGCGCTCCATGATATCGGTTATCTGCTTGATCGGGGCGTAGCGCATAATAATTTGGGCGCTCAGCTGACCGCCGGTTTCCTGATGGAGACGGGGACCCGGGGGGTCGATTCCGCCGTTGTCGCGGAGCTGGTCGGGGCGCACGGGTTTTTTCAGGATATGACCTCCCATTTGCTGCCGAGCGACGCAGGGCAAAATTCCGAGGACAGAAAGACCCAGCTCTTGCTGATCAATCTTGTCGACGTGATCGGCAAGAGCGGCGGCAATCGGCTCTCGCAGTACGCCCTGGAAACGATGATCGCGATGAGGCAGGGGCGGTTCAACGAGCCAAAACAGTATTTTGCGCTGAGAATGCGGACCTTGCTGGGGCCGATCTGCTACTCTTACCTGGCCGATAACTTGGCCCACCTGACTCTGCTGGATACCATTGAGCAGGACATCCCTTATGAAGATAAGAAAGCGCTGTACCGCAACGTCTGTTTCCGTTTCCGCAACCTGTCGTGGCCGGTCTTCCAGGAATTGGTCATGAAACACCAGGGGATCAGGACATTTTTACGCCTTTTGATCAGGTTATCCACCCTGGCCGAAGAAAAACTGCCGCAGGAAAAAGATGTCTTGCTGGTGTTCAAGCCGGATTTCTTAGGTCTGGAAACGGCGGCGCGCCCTCCTTACCTTGAGGCGTTAAAAAGAAGTCCCAACGCTAATTTCCTGAGGGCGAAAAGCGTGGGCGAACACGGGAT containing:
- a CDS encoding 3-isopropylmalate dehydrogenase, translating into MAKKHKIAVIGGDGTGPEVVAEGLKVLKAVAKKHNFEYELKEFDFTGQRYLKTGKLVEDKDVEELKTYEAIYLGAVGDPAVKPGIIEHGVLLKLRFALDQYINLRPVILYPNVWTPVKDKGPEQIDFVVVRENTEGLYVGTGGYLKKGSPDEVATQVSVNTRKGVERCLRYAFEYTKKRNKRKQLTLVGKTNVLTYAWDLWERAFHEIGKKDFADIKREYSHVDATCMWFVKNPEWFDVIVTDNMFGDIITDLGAMIQGGMGIAAGGNINPAGVSMFEPIGGSAPKYTGQNVINPLAAIGALQMLLENVGEDKAAADVEKGIRYACTQMKSMSAGKMGMSTTEVGDTVAAHI